From Terriglobales bacterium:
CACCGTCGACGCCGTGGCCATCGTGACTCCGGTGTGGACGCACTACGAGCTGACCAGGGCGGCGCTGGAAAACGGCAAGCACGTCTTCGTCGAGAAACCGTTCACCGCCACCGTGGCCCAGGCCGAGGAACTGGTCGAGTTGGCGGAGCGCAAGCACCTGACCATCATGGTGGACCACACCTTCCTGTTCACCGGGGCGGTACGCAAGATCCGGGAACTGATCGACAAGGGCACCCTGGGCGACCTCTACTATTACGACTCGATGCGCGTGAACCTGGGCCTCTTCCAGCATGACGTGAACGTGGTCTGGGACCTGGCGCCGCACGACCTCTCCATCATGGACTACCTGATCACGGAGAAGGCCGAGGCGGTGGTCGCCACCGGGCAGGCCCACCTCAACGGGCACGAGGACATCGCTTTCCTCACCATCTATTTCCCCGGCAAGGTGATTGCCCACATCAACGTCAACTGGCTCTCGCCGGTGAAGGTGCGCACCACCCTGATCGGCGGCGAGAAGAAGATGCTGGTGTGGAACGACCTGGAAGCCGACGAGAAGATCAAGATCTACGACAAGGGCGTCGACATCAAGACCCAGGAGAACGTCTACCAGCTGTTGGTGAGCTACCGCTCGGGTGACATGTGGTCACCGCAGGTCGAGCAGGTCGAAGCGC
This genomic window contains:
- a CDS encoding Gfo/Idh/MocA family oxidoreductase codes for the protein MLRVGVIGYGYWGPNIVRNFRGLEGSQVELVCDQREESLKKAKHAFPEIKVCSDASEVINSRTVDAVAIVTPVWTHYELTRAALENGKHVFVEKPFTATVAQAEELVELAERKHLTIMVDHTFLFTGAVRKIRELIDKGTLGDLYYYDSMRVNLGLFQHDVNVVWDLAPHDLSIMDYLITEKAEAVVATGQAHLNGHEDIAFLTIYFPGKVIAHINVNWLSPVKVRTTLIGGEKKMLVWNDLEADEKIKIYDKGVDIKTQENVYQLLVSYRSGDMWSPQVEQVEALKLELAHFVDCVTNRKTPINDGLAGLRVVNMLEAAQTSISNRGKLVYVHDTPKAATAIVR